The window ATACTTTTGTATTTTGCCGCCCTCACTTGTGCTTCCTCTCTCTGTAACTCAATCAAATCCAAGTCGAGTCGGCGCAATTCCTCATTCTGTGCAGTGTCATAGGTAGTAATCCGATGAGATTCCAGCCTTACCTCAGCAGGCACCACAGCGTTCGACCCGTATACTAAAGTGAAAGGAGCCTCTCCGGTTGCGGTTTTCGGGCTGGTTCTAAGTGCCCATAACACTGTATCTAGCTCCTCAACCCATCGTCCCCTGCTTCGTTCGAGtctcttcttgatcccttcacaTATGGTGCGATTTGCCAATTCTACCTGTCCGTTGGCTTGAGGGTGGGCTACTGACACAAATTTCTGTGTGATGTCCATCCGAGAACAAAAATCTTCGATCTTCTTGCTCGTGAACTGGGTTCCGTTGTCCGAAACCAAAATCCTTGGCACCCCATATCGACAACAGATGTTCTTCCATATGAATTTTTCCACTGTGTTATCATCGATTTTGGTGACAGCTTCCGCCTCGATCCACTTAGAGAAGTAGTCTACGGCAACTATGAGGAAGCACTTGCCTCCCGGAGCGGTTGGTAATTTACCCACAATGTCGATTCCCCATTTGTCGAAAGGATGCGCAGCATGCATGATCCCCATTTCTTCCCCTGGTATATTGATTTTGGGGGCGTGTTTTTGACAAGCCTCGCATTTTTGCACGAAGGCCTTCGATTCTTTGCTAATTCCAGGCCAGTAGAATCCTGCTCTGATTATCTTTCTTGTCAAATCCCAATGTCCACCATGGTTACCGCAGCACCCTTGATGGATCTCCTTTAAGGCAAATTGTGCTTCTTCGGGGGCCAGGCATTTCAAAAACGGGTGTGTGAAGGACCTCTTATAGAGCTGATCGCCAATGATGCAGTAATTCTCGTATTTGGCATATCTCGAAGTATCCTCTTTCATCCGTTTACCATTTCTCAGATAGTATATGATGGGCGTTCTCCAGTCATCCTTAGTTTCGATGTTGCACACTTGCGCAGCCATTTCTCTCTTAGGTTCGAATACCAAGGTAATGTCCTCCCTCCAGGTTTGTTCGACTGCGCTGGCCATTCTAGCCAGGAGGTCCGCTCGCTGATTTTCCTCTCTCGGCACTTGCTGTATTTCGAGTTTCTCAAACTTCATCCCTATCTCTTGGACCTTGTTAAAGTACTGCTtcattctttcttcttttatctCGTAGCCTCCATTCAACTGTTGTGCCACCAATTGAGAGTCGGTTTTGATCACCACATTGTCGGCTCTGAGCTCCCGGAGTATGTGAGATGTTCTCAACACTGCCTCATATTCAGCTTCGTTATTAGATAGCTTATCCTCGAACTTGATAGCAAATTGATAGACTTTCCCTTCAGGCGAGGTGATGTAGATTCCCACCCCACACCCTTCTTTGGTGACCGATCCATCGACCTGCGCTACCCATGGTCCCCTCATAGGCCACCGTGTTGCCTCTTGAATAAAATCCGCTAGTGCCTGTGCTCTGATGGCAGTGCGCGGCTCGAACTCGACCTCATACTCCCCCAGTTCTATAGCCCATTTCACCATCTTTCCCGCCAGATCGGGTCGTCCCAGGATTTGTCTGAATGGTATTATTGTCCTCACAATGACCTTGTGTGACAAGAAGTATGGCCTTAACTTTCTGGCCGTGATCATGATCGTGTATGCGGTCTTCTCGACTTCGGTGTAGCGCAGCTCCGCACCCTGGATGACCTTGCTTACAAAGTATATGGGTTTTTGTTGCCGATTCTCCTCCCGGACCAGCACTGAGCTCAGAGATTCAACTCCCACGGAGATGTATAAGTATAATGGTTCCCCCGGAGAGGGTTTTGTCAATACTGGTAGTTTGGTCAGGTAAGCTTTTAGGTCTTCGAATGCTCTTTGGCACTCACCACTCCATTCAAACCGACTTCCTTTCCGTAGAACCTTGAAGAACGGGAGACTTCGCTCAGCTGAGCGTGAAATGAACCGACTCAACGCGGTAATTCGCCCATTGAGTGTTTGGATTTCTTTGACATTCCTGGGTGAGGTCATGTTCAGAATAGCTTTAACTTTGTCATCGAAGGTGCACTTAGCAGGATTGAGCATGAGTTTATTCTTGCGGACTACTGAGAAGGTTTCCTCCAGATCGGCCACGTGGGAGCTGGCCTTAATGCTGCGCACCAACATGTCGTCGACATATACCGAGATATTTCTCCTCAGCTGTGTTCTGAAAATTTTGTCCATCATACGCTGGTATGTGGCCCCTGCATTCTTGAGGCCGAAGGGCATGCTTTCCCACCCGAAGACTCCTGTGCATACTGCAAAGGCGGTTTTGGTTACATCATCCGGATgcatctttacctgatgatatccttggtatgcatccatcatggacaaGAGTTCACACCCTGAAGTAGCATCCACCAGTTGATCTATTCGAGGGAGCGGGTAACAGTCCTTAGGGCAAGCTGCGTTGAGGTCTCTGTAGTCCACACACATTCTCCACACCTTGACTTTCTTTTCTACCATGACTGCATTAGATATCCATTCGGGATATTGGATTTCCACGATATGTACTGCCTCTAGGAGGGCTTGGACCTGTTCCCGAATAGCTGCATCCTTCTCCGCGCCAAAGTGTCTTGTTTTCTGTCTGACTGGTTTAACCATCGGGTCCACATTAAGACGATGTTCGGCTAGCTCTCTGTTTATCCCTTTAAGATCAGAAGTGTTGAATGCGAATACATCTGCGTTCCTGCGCAGGCATGCGGTAACTTCCCTTTGAAGGATTGGTGCCATTCCCGCTCCAATTCTGGTAGTGTATCCTTCCCTGTCAGGGAAAAGTTCAATGAGCAAGCATGCATCACTCGTGGAAACGAGTGGCTGTTTATCAACTCCATCTCCGAGTTCCATGATTTCTCTGCGTTCGGGGTTTGACGCGGTAACTATCCCCATCTTCTCCTTTCTCTGATCATTAGGTTCCCCTGGGATTTTTGCTTGCTTTCGTTTCTGCTTTCGAGTGTTGGGGTCGTCTCCAACACTATCATTCTGTTGAGTTAGTGTTTGCACATGACATTGCTTCGATGTAGCTTGATCCCCCCACACCTCCCCAATTCTTCCACCGTCcattggaaacttcattttgaGGTAGAATGTGGAAACTACTGCCTTGAAGGTGTTAAGCGCGGGCCGCCCCAAGATGATGTTGTACATGGGTTTCAGAGCGTCTATGATCAAGAATCTGATTGTTCTGGTTTTATAACCCTGCGATCGTCCCAAGGTAACTGGCAGTTCTACCATTCCGATTGGTACTACTGATTCTCCTGAGAATCCATAGAGTGGTGCATTCGTTGGTTCAACATTGACATCCGAGCCAAGGGCCTTCCAGCAGTTCCAGTAC is drawn from Salvia miltiorrhiza cultivar Shanhuang (shh) unplaced genomic scaffold, IMPLAD_Smil_shh original_scaffold_302, whole genome shotgun sequence and contains these coding sequences:
- the LOC131003996 gene encoding uncharacterized protein LOC131003996; the protein is MSVTLWTGLLTRFSILSKMKLGSEPHGIIPAVIPNQEKNDQLCEYHNAYGHTTANCGHLMNQLEILVRQGRLDRFVTGPPRAMNGERHNCDRDNHRRDGGERRNDPDDRRERELRNEAPERPPFQREIHMIVGENGMPTSNRAKKQLVRAVRTGHFNSKVMAITSAASEPTISFGPEDARPLMYPHDDALVFSTDVAGCLVHRVFVDSGSAVNIVYWNCWKALGSDVNVEPTNAPLYGFSGESVVPIGMVELPVTLGRSQGYKTRTIRFLIIDALKPMYNIILGRPALNTFKAVVSTFYLKMKFPMDGGRIGEVWGDQATSKQCHVQTLTQQNDSVGDDPNTRKQKRKQAKIPGEPNDQRKEKMGIVTASNPERREIMELGDGVDKQPLVSTSDACLLIELFPDREGYTTRIGAGMAPILQREVTACLRRNADVFAFNTSDLKGINRELAEHRLNVDPMVKPVRQKTRHFGAEKDAAIREQVQALLEAVHIVEIQYPEWISNAVMVEKKVKVWRMCVDYRDLNAACPKDCYPLPRIDQLVDATSGCELLSMMDAYQGYHQVKMHPDDVTKTAFAVCTGVFGWESMPFGLKNAGATYQRMMDKIFRTQLRRNISVYVDDMLVRSIKASSHVADLEETFSVVRKNKLMLNPAKCTFDDKVKAILNMTSPRNVKEIQTLNGRITALSRFISRSAERSLPFFKVLRKGSRFEWSGECQRAFEDLKAYLTKLPVLTKPSPGEPLYLYISVGVESLSSVLVREENRQQKPIYFVSKVIQGAELRYTEVEKTAYTIMITARKLRPYFLSHKVIVRTIIPFRQILGRPDLAGKMVKWAIELGEYEVEFEPRTAIRAQALADFIQEATRWPMRGPWVAQVDGSVTKEGCGVGIYITSPEGKVYQFAIKFEDKLSNNEAEYEAVLRTSHILRELRADNVVIKTDSQLVAQQLNGGYEIKEERMKQYFNKVQEIGMKFEKLEIQQVPREENQRADLLARMASAVEQTWREDITLVFEPKREMAAQVCNIETKDDWRTPIIYYLRNGKRMKEDTSRYAKYENYCIIGDQLYKRSFTHPFLKCLAPEEAQFALKEIHQGCCGNHGGHWDLTRKIIRAGFYWPGISKESKAFVQKCEACQKHAPKINIPGEEMGIMHAAHPFDKWGIDIVGKLPTAPGGKCFLIVAVDYFSKWIEAEAVTKIDDNTVEKFIWKNICCRYGVPRILVSDNGTQFTSKKIEDFCSRMDITQKFVSVAHPQANGQVELANRTICEGIKKRLERSRGRWVEELDTVLWALRTSPKTATGEAPFTLVYGSNAVVPAEVRLESHRITTYDTAQNEELRRLDLDLIELQREEAQVRAAKYKSIIKAGYDKKVKLRRLGKGDLVLKRADALKPVGKFEANWEGPFVITEVLGGGAYHLADQGGRPLTRPWNISNLKKFYV